A single genomic interval of Aedes aegypti strain LVP_AGWG chromosome 1, AaegL5.0 Primary Assembly, whole genome shotgun sequence harbors:
- the LOC110676561 gene encoding LOW QUALITY PROTEIN: patj homolog (The sequence of the model RefSeq protein was modified relative to this genomic sequence to represent the inferred CDS: deleted 1 base in 1 codon), with the protein MVLSTEWSQVEIIDLVNDGNGLGFMLVGGRSTGVVIKALIPGSVAERDGRLQSGDHVLQIGDVNLRGFSSEQVATVLRQSGHQVRLIVARPVEPTSPDYQALASHAPIIPTKMLTDPEELDRTLLQTAGYTSGAFLQSPVEETEELCPTHIEVVAVNNTINIDNNSLALISPSSISIPQVLSQPLLEAILPPHLRAFAVALIDTSAASAAAASNPQLSQCHQRCSMVQSPSVTTLSICAAKSDADSMVTECGECGIDPEMESATTFDSNVFLLENGDCSENGLYENGAVIAALASSAGATPLRENMELVFDSRGEEVRSASQMVTPIVEIDPVIELWQRQMGNSRVIFADIQKLSGLGISLEGTVEVEGGVEVRPHHYIRSILEDGPVGRNGTLKPGDELLQVNEHRLQGLKHIEVVKILKELPSKVRVICARGSSAPTVINTSQNAEAFEARSILAGGLQSLQSLQGILTKAQSESSLYTSSTATLTDQQRSKSVEQVSGLALWTNEVIYCDIEKTERGFGFSILDYQDPLDTEGTVIVVRGLIPGGSAEATCFIFPGDRLVSVNEHSLQGATLDQAVSILKGIPLGTARIGLCRPLSTSDNNLSSTPETPTT; encoded by the exons ATGGTCCTAAGCACTGAGTGGTCCCAGGTGGAGATAATCGATCTCGTCAACGATGGCAACGGGCTTGGATTTATGCTCGTTGGAGGCCGCAGCACGGGTGTGGTCATTAAGGCGTTGATTCCCGGATCGGTTGCCGAGCGCGATGGTCGCCTTCAAAGTGGTGACCACGTGCTACAGATTGGCGACGTTAACCTACGAGGCTTCAGTTCGGAGCAGGTGGCAACGGTGTTACGACAATCTGGTCATCAGGTACGGTTGATAGTGGCCCGACCGGTGGAACCAACCTCTCCAGATTATCAAGCCTTAGCCAGCCATGCACCGATCATTCCTACAAAAATGCTTACCGATCCGGAAGAACTCGACCGGACCCTGCTGCAGACGGCCGGTTACACGTCCGGGGCATTCTTGCAATCACCCGTCGAGGAAACCGAGGAGCTCTGTCCGACTCACATCGAAGTGGTCGCCGTGAACAATACAATAAATATCGATAATAATAGTCTAGCTTTAATTTCTCCTTCTTCGATTTCGATTCCACAAGTGCTTAGTCAACCATTGCTGGAAGCAATTCTACCACCGCATTTACGAGCATTTGC AGTAGCTCTGATTGACACCAGTGCGGCGAGTGCAGCAGCTGCTAGCAATCCTCAGTTATCGCAATGTCACCAGAGATGTTCGATGGTCCAATCTCCGTCGGTAACAACGTTGTCTATCTGTGCGGCAAAATCCGATGCGGATTCAATGGTAACGGAGTGTGGTGAATGTGGGATCGATCCGGAAATGGAGTCAGCCACTACGTTTGACTCAAATGTGTTTCTGCTGGAGAATGGGGATTGTAGTGAAAACGGTCTGTACGAAAATGGTGCCGTAATTGCGGCGTTGGCTTCGTCTGCAGGCGCAACGCCTCTGAGGGAGAACATGGAGTTGGTGTTTGATTCTCGTGGGGAAGAAGTGCGAAGTGCTTCCCAGATGGTAACGCCGATAGTGGAAATAGATCCGGTCATTGAATTGTGGCAACGACAGATGGGGAACAGCCGGGTCATTTTTGCGGATATTCAGAAGTTGTCTGGGCTGGGAATAAGCTTAGAAGGTACAGTGGAAGTGGAAGGAGGCGTGGAGGTTCGCCCTCATCACTATATACGGTCGATTTTGGAAGATGGCCCTGTTGGGCGGAATGGCACGTTGAAGCCTGGTGACGAATTACTGCAAGTGAACGAACATCGTTTGCAGGGGTTGAAACATATCGAAGTGgtgaaaattctcaaagaattgcCCTCAAAAGTGCGAGTGATCTGTGCACGCGGGTCATCTGCCCCTACTGTGATCAATACATCTCAAAATGCGGAAGCATTCGAAGCGCGTAGTATTCTTGCAGGAGGCCTGCAGAGCCTTCAGAGCTTACAAGGTATTCTAACGAAAGCTCAGTCGGAGAGTTCACTTTACACTTCGAGTACGGCTACGTTGACGGATCAACAGCGTTCAAAATCCGTTGAACAAGTTTCCGGCCTGGCCCTGTGGACCAACGAAGTAATTTACTGCGACATTGAGAAAACGGAACGTGGATTCGGTTTCTCCATCTTGGATTATCAGGATCCATTGGACACCGAAGGAACTGTCATCGTTGTGCGAGGTCTGATTCCGGGTGGTTCTGCCGAGGCCACCTGTTTCATCTTCCCCGGTGATCGTCTTGTTTCGGTCAACGAACATAGTCTTCAGGGCGCCACTCTGGATCAGGCGGTGAGTATATTGAAAGGCATACCTTTGGGGACTGCTCGCATAGGCCTGTGCCGGCCTCTGTCAACATCGGATAACAATCTGTCATCCACACCGGAGACTCCCACCACATAA